In a genomic window of Cardiocondyla obscurior isolate alpha-2009 linkage group LG08, Cobs3.1, whole genome shotgun sequence:
- the Rbcn-3a gene encoding dmX-like protein 2 isoform X8, which yields MNCHQILSGACNAGDRCYAVGSVEGISFTAYAAGCNIVILANNFERVQIIPGAVHNYIRISCLDCSTDTGKIAAAYENQVCIFEPTPLIHSTCSHQLEYRWVQTGSLQTESNITSLSWNLEGTRLLTGGELLQLWHQNITPFQEEHTGAVTFSIGGEAESPGPGDASIANDPGGWNCVWKCRTATPVHLMSFSPDGTLFATTGMNDRLVKIWFENKQLFPARSIDHTSFSHSVDNDSFSFVYVAHPRAVTHLSWRKTSKYMPKGSVSNMLVTSCRDNICRVWAETIPPEIEGLANMSQFEGSDRHGHHGKHRHHNMHKHRFMQRLKHMKTCFHIRRHAKQQHQAGHTAPTLPTLPSTYSVHDFHNNYQTSGHYPGMHFHLAASINAETDIPLVPSLITGDPDREPNFILHWLNNKEMHFTMQAENILQELTRKVVEKEEGLQHQDAEHVEHDSEDECTPKKGVRLQTTQKPVVGGRSMSQEEHSSDEHQTAHTTSSHHSLVHSVHSHPTLSNTTSINSIATDATSTMNHAPDSLDTKIETLLRDWHHNPDLLFSIHPIDGSFLIWHIEWLDEYHPGSFRQAQISFSTRIPNAFPLGDASTMSHNVSMYSHNTGGPLLNIREVAKSSTKTSDPNEVATPLPSLIEQDEEQSTLTSKAGQELLKNIENTNDQNQTKTETNALESNKNGQDPDLLAHPSPIVSMVSKHSNGTLNLWQLTFADKTKFSQVLSIGHACRASGHRFRVNDITCHPVLPLLVTTSHHNIPEFSGTQSTESNENFGSKHDPSKDKDIMSPTGFCSELILWRVDAVGPLSKSGGVSELARINSPEISAFSNVAWIPTLLPSTTLGNLSNSPSACFVASDGECLRVYQAVIDARTLLAEVSISERRSRMMDSMASLSTDISSDDGMRHSIHDRIKIVSQQSTARPGCVIQLDAIADATHDWQNTQFLHVFQEQLITGERSDEKQPGIDTSANDLGLMESTLDAMVDLQQSAIFEEPFYIVVLERTQQGTTVHMWRLVIASQPETTGLSGSMMYVPDSHLVQDEDDEGTPGRLSHAEGRRSRRASQTGGRSRRESQADLDSTFLPRRHQNSHVLITTTKVCTQELPLPDGVEVIHAAPAAGHLSSSSIYPACFAPYIIVTACSDSTVRFWKCKVTKKADDKLDYEWCEWEMTRKDQESTIDITGQPLNISAAYSGRIACAYKYGKSFTRPTKNDPDSRYVNLCVAIYECESTGGSEWILEDTIHLKNIHLPRIPVDQHLDLSYLYDSRFLQKKQRLTQVLQTLSHEDIRSSRNGENGDSTKPNAGLLAVPSFSTLQSLRKSIIENGNTCPLTQKHLVQLDWVSKEDGSHILTVGVGSKIMLFTPVCSDLAQANMKAMKESQSSNRPILRKTSSLAQPQFVDEIRWMKLRKIELTTADGLPPLPMQISWVRDGILVVGMDSEMHVYSQWKPNPKNDCFHSNLQHQESDEFQASRNLRDEDLRTLAHETSQRRLANVSSMPHLSRVSSINLTMLDAKKKRGIQNENLSFDYMPDYGLFEASRIACPVLPQYHPKQLMELLNSGKIRWVKAILAHLVRCIGSSCTLRADDESLVKQRGWSRSRTMSVSYMGTTSPLEPRGSTTQIPEELTLDYAEITSISPLPLWTLLMADKETNLPHQQSEDKHDYNELFDSNLDEGESLDDMLDEDYERSRQKDRRSSVPERQGISHFGPRQGRLLSRLLTHTHLPGLSSLDQMHLLALADTVSTCNVDFAERFAIDAAKNAIAKENLTGIPDGETVSTDSLDDCGLRFLLAMKHYNYLIRCLPLAQRAQFQKQGIASNNLVWAFHSESEEELLGLIPSYAKGQPKWSVLKELGVGWWIRSNTVLKKCVEKIAKAAFQDKQDPLDAAVYYLAMKKKNLVWGLFRNKRDERMTTFFSNNFAEDRWRKAALKNAFALLGKQRFEHAAAFFLLAGALKDAIDVCLNKLNDIQLAMVIARLYENDTSSYNMRRLLYEEILGCDKDGQNQDMGRVHPDPFLRSMALWILKDHSGSLNTLLLTNVGHMHPQYNDESDKPEGTTANPNVFNFYVYLRTHPLLIRQYIASTAQDKKKGHSVVISGFSYGTETKSQPDKQLLLEDSITPLERQLYFTTAHAHFKAGCPALALEVLSKLPSKVMETNGEDSPSLLNSPSKARAQDAQIDTGIINWGNESNAVNNNKESASAADWSTSSFDWSQSSKRIEEDKLELNWDDDETGEGEDVDSPPMSMKLDKKEPENVQKLEDDDKDIAKSAGQLDIMAQQLKFVACLKILMEELSTLATGFEVDGGQLRYQLYVWLEREVDALRQLCSYSTNVDGDVNNATEYEGGMVDDVPPYKPGEQPTLHQILVAEKLDFEAKVQRAAKRKKWLKANETLLRTLLSYCSLHGASGGGLASVRMELVLLLQELQQEKTQQQLLSPLPFPTTLPLLSASVACNKTVVADPVRHLQSLAHDMLQTLVELRNPPMPNRNTHYCEVFIMRDLAVALSACIYQSLCDSDTFVMKHHQPDSFPVVAEVENTGGHLVASNRYHRRYSTDDGVCITTSPAKWPGVTNLRALLAREKDEDIPKLNILLCEAFVATYMSLFIYALSSCDSHILYRLVGQHFDNNTWSSLFGGGVKKLLRVASTTSNQGATISVERTDSVTSDIQSTATGMWNTMTSLTKQRVKLNMKLLGQFTGQQPNMKEDKPTYREQFVSPQMSMISYFLMKPRIETEYADEIDYDSSDSAVSDLDSTDDEEDVFDTGSKPKNKPKDNTEHSNSNSYSWSVMRLAIVKILQQQLQDFLTIAGIEMQELPVSSPLTHGTLGIVAQWQESLREELEHKGPPPANYIPGCAPDPSPTPGKPAIHKYRSLLEKGNTPFNTRLASAAPTNRLWCYLVRQELVQDIFIRAVFGKRRSMSTILETSQTAVDSVHRGTGEDKGSDSGTTSLPEPVRIIHKEQDSISAFCLNQVNPGLMALATPREVQEMNISLLLELPSWLEDECEFDIINLSKQPDPEPVQPTSFLVIQTAADRPLLAQSPQQNSPQPHSGIASQSGRGASVMKGMPAFPGSHDLRFCQFVADRSKHLLKPILKHKIDGIRRISSHPLLPLYLTGSQDGSVSLWEWGHQTAVATPRAPGTFAKVTRVRFSQHGNKFGVADSDGHLSLFQVACREGAARPFFTYQCHSKVTSDFVFLGACSLVATAGHGSEGRNVALWDTLLPQNKSLVQGFMCHDQGASALILAPQHQLLISGGKKGDINIFDVRQRQQRQRFQAHESAIKCLALDPHEEFFVSGAGDGDIKIWGLTVHSLLYSFPGEHPRSSFFKNIGQGVTQLHVDSAGRLFSCGADGSMKVRQLPERDCVIQTLY from the exons ATGAATTGTCATCAAATACTCAGCGGCGCCTGCAATGCAGGCGATCGCTGCTACGCGGTCGGTTCCGTCGAGGGAATATCCTTTACC GCATATGCAGCTGGTTGCAATATTGTGATTTTGGCCAATAATTTCGAACGAGTTCAAATAATTCCTGGAGCTGTGCACAATTATATTAGAATCAGCTGTTTGGACTGTAGTACAGACACTGGAAAAATAGCTGCAGCTTATGAGAACCAAGTCTGCATTTTTGAACCTACGCCGCTTATACATAGCACTTGTTCACAT cAGTTGGAATATAGATGGGTTCAAACAGGAAGTCTGCAAACAGAATCAAATATTACTTCTTTATCATGGAATTTAGAAGGAACAAGATTGCTAACAGGTGGAGAACTGTTGCAATTATGGCATCAAAATATCACACCTTTTCAAGAAGAACACA ctGGCGCGGTAACGTTCTCAATTGGAGGGGAAGCTGAAAGTCCTGGGCCTGGAGATGCATCTATTGCAAATGATCCAGGCGGTTGGAATTGTGTATGGAAATGTCGTACAGCTACACCAGTTCATCTTATGAGTTTTAGTCCCGATGGTACTTTGTTTGCAACAACAGGAATGAATGATAGATTAGTTAAAATATGGTTCGAAAACAAGCAAC tGTTTCCAGCAAGAAGCATAGATCATACAAGTTTTTCTCACTCGGTGGATAATGACAGTTTTAGTTTCGTTTATGTTGCACATCCACGCGCTGTAACACATCTTTCTTGGCGCAAGACAAGTAAATATATGCCAAA AGGCTCTGTATCCAATATGTTGGTAACTTCGTGTCGCGATAATATTTGTCGAGTATGGGCAGAAACAATACCGCCTGAAATCGAAGGCTTAGCTAATATGAGTCAGTTTGAAGGTTCGGATAGACATGGTCATCATGGCAAGCATCGTCATCATAATATGCACAAACATCGATTTATGCAACGGCTAAAACATATGAA AACATGTTTTCATATTCGGCGACATGCTAAACAACAACATCAAGCTGGTCATACAGCACCGACTTTACCAACGCTTCCATCTACATATTCTGTACACgattttcataataattatcaaaccTCTGGACATTACCCAGGAATGCATTTTCATTTGGCAGCCAGTATTAATGCAGAAACTG ATATACCGCTAGTACCAAGTCTAATTACCGGAGATCCTGACAGAgaaccaaattttattttacattggCTAAATAACAAAGAAATGCACTTTACAATGCAAGCTGAAAACATATTGCAAGAATTAACTCGTAAAGTAGTGGAGAAAGAAGAAGGTTTGCAACATCAAGATGCTGAGCATGTGGAACATGATTCCGAGGATGAATGTACACCAA aAAAAGGAGTTCGATTGCAAACAACTCAGAAACCTGTTGTTGGTGGCCGATCAATGAGTCAAGAAGAACACAGTAGTGATGAACATCAAACCGCACATACTACCTCATCTCACCACAGTTTAGTACATAGTGTACACTCTCATCCCACTCTTAg CAATACAACCTCCATTAATTCTATAGCGACAGATGCAACATCTACAATGAATCACGCACCAGATTCATTAGatacaaaaatagaaacaTTGTTACGGGATTGGCATCACAATCCAGATTTGCTATTCTCGATACACCCAATAGACGGAAGTTTCTTGATTTGGCATATTGAATGGCTAGATGAATATCATCCTGGATCGTTTCGACAAGCGCAAATTTCGTTTTCCACTCGTATTCCGAACGCATTTCCGCTCGGCGACGCATCAACAATGAGCCATAATGTATCGATGTATTCTCATAATACTGGTGGACCCTTACTAAATATTCGTGAGGTTGCAAAATCTTCAACAAAAACGAGCGATCCCAATGAAGTCGCAACTCCCTTACCTAGTCTTATAGAACAAGATGAGGAGCAATCTACTTTAACCTCGAAAGCTGGTCAggaattattgaaaaatatagaaaatacaAACGATCAAAATCAAACGAAAACGGAAACTAACGCATtggaaagtaataaaaatgggCAAGATCCAGATTTATTGGCCCATCCTAGTCCAATCGTTTCTATGGTATCGAAACATTCGAACGGTACTTTGAATTTATGGCAATTAACGTTCGCAGATAAAACGAAATTTTCACAAGTATTAAGTATAGGACACGCATGTAGAGCTTCCGGACATCGCTTCCGTGTAAATGACATTACTTGCCATCCTGTGTTACCTCTACTTGTAACAACTTCTCATCACAATATACCCGAATTTTCTGGTACTCAGTCAACCGAATCTAACGAAAATTTTGGCAGCAAGCATGATCCTTCTAAGGATAAAGATATTATGTCGCCTACTGGATTTTGCAGTGAATTAATCTTGTGGCGTGTAGATGCCGTGGGTCCTCTGTCTAAAAGCGGTGGAGTTTCTGAATTGGCACGTATTAATTCGCCCGAAATATCGGCATTTAGTAATGTAGCCTGGATTCCGACGTTATTACCAAGCACAACACTGGGCAATTTATCTAATTCTCCTAGTGCCTGTTTTGTTGCTAGTGATGGAGAATGTTTAAGAGTTTATCAAGCTGTCATTGATGCTCGAACATTATTAGCTGAAGTGTCAATCAGCGAGAGAAGAAGCAGAATGATGGATTCTATGGCCAGTCTCTCGACAGATATATCATCCGATGATGGCATGAGGCATTCCATTCATGacagaataaaaatagtatcTCAACAATCAACCGCAAGACCAGGGTGTGTTATACAACTTGATGCTATTGCTGATGCTACTCATGATTGGCAAAACACGCAATTTCTCCACGTCTTTCAAGAACAATTAATTACCGGCGAGAGAAGCGATGAGAAACAGCCTGGTATTGATACTTCGGCTAATGATCTGGGACTCATGGAATCTACATTAGATGCTATGGTGGATTTGCAACAATCGGCAATTTTTGAAGAACCATTTTATATAGTAGTTCTTGAGCGTACACAACAAGGCACCACCGTACATATGTGGCGATTAGTAATAGCGTCGCAGCCGGAAACTACTGGTCTGTCAGGCTCAATGATGTATGTGCCCGATTCACATTTAGTTCAAGACGAAGATGATGAAGGAACGCCGGGTAGATTAAGTCACGCAGAAGGTAGACGATCACGTAGAGCTAGTCAAACCGGTGGGCGCAGTCGTCGTGAAAGTCAAGCCGATTTAGATTCGACGTTTCTACCTCGTCGTCATCAAAACAGCCACGTTCTCATTACCACGACGAAAGTTTGCACGCAGGAATTACCGTTACCGGATGGCGTAGAAGTGATTCACGCCGCTCCAGCTGCGGGACATTTAAGTAGCTCTTCAATATATCCTGCCTGTTTTGCGCCATATATCATTGTGACGGCATGTAGTGACAGCACGGTACGTTTTTGGAAATGCAAAGTGACAAAAAAAGCGGACGATAAACTTGATTACGAATGGTGCGAATGGGAAATGACAAGAAAAGATCAAGAATCGACTATTGATATTACTGGCCAACCGTTAAATATAAGCGCAGCTTATAGCGGACGCATTGCTTGCGCGTATAAGTATGGAAAATCGTTTACACGTCCAACGAAAAACGATCCTGATTCACGTTACGTGAATCTTTGTGTCGCTATATATGAATGTGAAAGCACAGGTGGCAGTGAATGGATTTTAGAAGATACCATTcatctaaaaaatattcatctaCCACGAATACCGGTAGATCAACATTTGGACCTTAGTTATTTATACGATAGTAGATTTTTGCAGAAGAAGCAACGACTTACTCAAGTATTGCAAACTCTGAGTCACGAGGATATAAGATCGTCAAGAAATGGAGAGAATGGCGATTCCACGAAACCAAACGCCGGTTTGCTGGCGGTCCCGTCGTTCAGTACCTTACAGTCTTTACGAAAATCAATTATAGAGAACGGTAATACATGCCCACTTACACAGAAGCATCTGGTGCAACTCGATTGGGTATCTAAAGAAGATGGCTCGCATATTTTAACTGTGGGCGTTGGTTCTAAAATTATGCTGTTCACTCCAGTGTGCTCAGATCTGGCGCAGGCTAATATGAAAGCAATGAAAGAATCTCAAAGCAGTAATAGGCCGATATTGAGAAAAACTTCATCACTAGCTCAGCCACAATTTGTCGACGAAATCCGATGGATGAAATTGCGTAAAATCGAGCTAACAACAGCAGATGGTTTACCGCCACTTCCCATGCAAATATCTTGGGTACGAGACGGTATTCTAGTTGTCGGCATGGATTCCGAAATGCATGTGTACTCACAGTGGAAGCCGAATCCAAAAAATGACTGCTTTCATTCGAATTTACAACATCAAGAGTCCGATGAGTTTCAAGCGAGTCGAAATTTACGTGACGAGGATTTACGTACGTTGGCGCATGAGACGTCTCAGAGACGATTGGCAAACGTGTCTTCCATGCCACATTTATCGCGTGTTAGCAGCATTAATTTGACAATGTTAGATGCCAAGAAGAAGCGCGGAATACAGAACGAAAATTTAAGTTTCGATTACATGCCTGATTACGGATTATTCGAAGCATCGAGAATAGCCTGCCCAGTTTTACCGCAATATCATCCTAAGCAGCTAATGGAACTATTAAATTCAGGTAAAATTAGATGGGTAAAGGCTATACTAGCGCATCTCGTACGCTGCATAGGTAGTTCCTGCACTTTGCGAGCCGACGACGAGAGTTTGGTAAAACAGCGCGGTTGGTCTCGATCGAGAACGATGTCCGTAAGTTATATGGGCACAACTTCTCCATTGGAACCACGAGGTTCAACCACGCAGATTCCAGAGGAACTAACGCTGGATTACGCAGAAATTACATCCATTTCTCCGCTTCCGTTGTGGACCCTGCTAATGGCCGATAAAGAGACAAATTTACCGCATCAACAAAGCGAAGATAAGCATGATTATAATGAATTATTCGATAGTAATTTAGATGAAGGAGAATCGCTAGATGATATGTTAGATGAAGATTATGAACGTTCACGGCAAAAAGACCGACGATCGTCAGTGCCAGAAAGACAAGGAATATCTCATTTCGGTCCTAGGCAAGGTAGACTGTTATCACGTCTTTTAACTCACACTCATTTGCCGGGACTTTCCAGTCTCGATCAAATGCATCTGCTTGCTCTCGCGGATACCGTATCGACGTGCAATGTCGATTTCGCCGAAAGATTCGCAATCGACGCAGCAAAGAACGCAATTGccaaagaaaatttaactgGCATTCCGGATGGTGAAACTGTGTCCACTGATTCGCTGGACGACTGTGGCCTTAGATTTCTTTTGGCAATGAAACATTACAATTACCTGATACGTTGTTTGCCGTTGGCACAAAGAGCGCAATTTCAGAAACAGGGTATCGCGTCGAATAATCTCGTGTGGGCGTTTCATTCCGAATCCGAAGAGGAATTACTGGGATTAATTCCGTCTTATGCCAAAGGTCAACCAAAATGGTCTGTATTAAAGGAACTTGGCGTAGGTTGGTGGATTAGAAGCAACACAGTGCTAAAGAAATGTGTGGAAAAAATAGCAAAAGCCGCTTTTCAGGATAAACAAGATCCTTTAGATGCGGCTGTTTATTATTTagcaatgaaaaaaaaaaatttagtatgGGGTCTATTTAGAAATAAGCGAGACGAACGAATGACCACTTTTTTCTCGAATAATTTTGCCGAAGATCGGTGGAGGAAAGCAGCTCTTAAAAATGCTTTCGCTTTGCTTGGAAAACAACGATTCGAACATGCAGCCGCATTCTTTTTACTTGCCGGTGCGCTAAAAGATGCCATCGATGTGTgcttgaataaattaaatgacatTCAACTAGCGATGGTGATAGCTAGACTTTATGAGAATGACACATCGTCTTATAATATGAGAAGATTACTATACGAAGAAATCTTAGGTTGTGATAAAGACGGACAAAATCAAGATATGGGAAGAGTTCATCCCGATCCATTTTTGCGTAGCATGGCTTTATGGATTTTGAAAGATCATTCTGGCTCTCTCAATACTTTGCTTTTGACTAACGTCGGTCACATGCACCCACAATATAACGACGAATCCGATAAGCCAGAAGGAACGACAG caaatCCAaacgttttcaatttttacgtttatctTCGTACGCATCCATTATTAATTAGACAATATATTGCGTCTACTGCGCaagataagaaaaaaggaCACTCTGTAGTGATATCGGGATTCAGTTATGGCACAGAGACGAAGAGTCAACCAGATAAACAGTTATTGTTAGAGGACAGCATTACTCCATTGGAAAGacaattgtattttacaaCTGCACATGCACACTTTAAAGCTGGTTGTCCAGCTCTCGCTCTTGAAGTTTTATCTAAATTGCCTAGCAAAGTAATGGAAACGAACGGCGAAGATTCACCAA GCTTGTTGAACAGTCCAAGCAAAGCCAGAGCTCAAGATGCTCAAATAGATACCGGTATTATTAATTGGGGAAATGAATCAAATGCAGTAAACAATAATAaag AATCAGCTTCCGCTGCAGATTGGAGTACATCGTCATTTGATTGGTCTCAAAGCAGTAAGCGTATCGAAGAagataaattagaattaaactGGGATGATGATGAGACCGGTGAAGGTGAGGACGTTGATAGTCCTCCTATGAGTATGAAACTCGATAAGAAAGAGCCAGAAAACGTGCAGAAATTAGAAGACGACGaca aaGACATAGCAAAATCAGCCGGACAATTAGATATTATGgcgcaacaattaaaatttgtggcatgcttgaaaattttaatggaagaACTGTCTACATTGGCAACAGGTTTTGAAGTAGATGGGGGTCAACTACGGTACCAACTGTATGTATGGTTAGAACGAGAAGTAGATGCATTGAGACAACTTTGCAGCTACAGTACAAACGTAGACGGAGATGTGAACAACGCAACAGAAT ATGAAGGCGGTATGGTTGACGATGTGCCACCATATAAACCTGGCGAACAGCCAACGTTACATCAAATATTAGTAGCAGAAAAATTAGATTTCGAAGCTAAAGTTCAAAGggctgcaaaaagaaaaaaatggctAAAAG CTAACGAGACATTATTAAGAACATTATTATCGTACTGTTCATTGCACGGTGCATCGGGTGGTGGGTTAGCATCAGTAAGAATGGAATTGGTACTTTTACTGCAGGAACTGCAACAAGAAAAAACTCAACAGCAATTGCTCAGTCCTCTTCCTTTCCCCACTACGCTACCTTTATTAAGTGCTAGCGTTGCCTGCAATAAAACGGTCGTTGCTGATCCGGTTCGACATTTGCAg TCTCTTGCGCATGATATGCTGCAAACTTTAGTGGAGTTACGCAATCCACCGATGCCTAATAGAAATACACATTATTGCGAAGTATTCATCATGAGAGATTTAGCGGTGGCACTTAGCGCCTGTATTTATCAGTCATTATGCGATTCTGATACATTTGTTATGAAGCATCACCAACCAGATAG TTTTCCGGTAGTTGCCGAAGTAGAAAACACGGGTGGTCATTTGGTAGCTTCAAACAGATATCATCGACGATATTCAACAGACGATGGTGTATGCATAACTACCTCACCTGCTAAATGGCCTGGCGTAACAAATTTGCGTGCGTTACTAGCTCGAGAGAAAGATGAAGATATCCCGAAGCTGAACATTTTACTCTGCGAAGCTTTCGTAGCAACATATATGAGTCTCTTTATTTACGCTCTATCAAGTTGCGATAGTCACATTTTATACAGATTAGTAGGGCAGCATTTCGATAACAACACATGGTCATCTCTTTTTGGTGGGggagttaaaaaattactacgCGTAGCAAGTACCACTAGTAATCAG ggCGCTACGATCAGCGTCGAGAGAACCGATAGTGTGACAAGTGATATTCAAAGTACCGCTACCGGCATGTGGAACACTATGACATCATTAACTAAACAacgtgttaaattaaatatgaaattattaggACAATTTACGGGTCAACAACCAAATATGAAAGAAGATAAGCCTACGTATAGAGAACAGTTTGTTTCGCCGCAAATGAGCATGATCTCCTATTTTCTCATGAAG CCACGCATAGAGACTGAATATGCAGATGAAATTGATTATGATTCTTCCGATTCTGCGGTATCTGACTTAGATTCTACAGATGACGAGGAAGATGTATTTGACACGGGTTCAAAGCCAAAGAATAAACCAAAGGATAATACAGAACATAGTAATTCTAATTCGTATAGTTGGAGTGTGATGAGATTAGCAATAGTTAAAATATTGCAACAACAATTACAAGATTTCTTAACTATCGCTGGTATAGAAATGCaag AATTACCTGTAAGTAGCCCACTAACTCACGGTACTCTGGGTATTGTCGCACAATGGCAAGAGTCTTTGCGCGAAGAATTGGAGCACAAAGGTCCACCTCCAGCAAATTATATACCCGGATGTGCTCCAGATCCTTCTCCTACGCCAGGAAAACCTGCTATTCACAAGTATCGATCATTATTGGAAAAAGGAAATACACCTTTTAA cACGCGATTGGCATCCGCAGCACCTACTAATCGTCTATGGTGTTATTTAGTTAGACAAGAATTGGttcaagatatttttattcgtgcaGTTTTTGGAAAAAGACGATCCATGTCAACGATACTTGAAACTAGTCAAACAGCTGTTGACAGTGTACATCGAGGAACTGGAGAAGATAAGGGTAGTGATAGTGGTACTACAAGCTTACCAGAACCAGTCAGGATCATTCATAAGGAGCAAGATAGCATCAGTGCCTTCTGTCTCAATCAg GTGAACCCAGGTTTAATGGCCCTCGCAACTCCTCGGGAAGTGCAAGAGATGAATATTTCCCTACTCCTAGAACTTCCGTCATGGCTGGAAGATGAATGCGAATTTGATATTATCAATTTAAGTAAACAGCCTGATCCAGAGCCAGTACAACCAACCAGTTTCTTAGTTATACAG ACAGCTGCAGATCGTCCGTTGTTGGCACAGAGTCCTCAGCAAAACAGTCCTCAACCCCACTCAGGTATAGCCAGTCAAAGCGGACGTGGTGCAAGCGTG ATGAAGGGGATGCCTGCTTTTCCTGGCTCCCACGACCTGCGTTTCTGTCAATTTGTTGCCGATAGGAGCAAACACTTGTTAAAGCCG ATTCTGAAGCATAAAATTGATGGAATTAGAAGAATCTCTTCCCAT